A section of the Pseudomonas lini genome encodes:
- a CDS encoding ABC transporter substrate-binding protein: MNLSQYLRGLLASALFAVPLTYGADPVVLHVGDQNYYNIRASVEASGVLQGAPYSVDWKHFQAAAPLAEALNTGALDLGFLGDSGFLFLAAKQAPVKLIGVSRQNPDTIALLVPKDSPVKTIADLKDKKVAYWPGAWSQQLTLRALEQADLPETYVDFIKLMPIDAAAALPQGSIDAFPVWEPYISQQILFSGARPILTAKNLMPGLSAIAASTPSIDSKREAIADFLVRLKKARAWVDSHTDEYADLWAKKANLDQNVSRHWLRQAHMTVGPVDQQAAADLQSTADFLFKVKALPAALATAPIIDSSFQQALAQ; this comes from the coding sequence ATGAATCTCTCCCAATACCTGCGCGGTCTGTTGGCCAGCGCCCTGTTTGCCGTGCCTTTGACCTACGGCGCCGACCCCGTGGTGTTGCACGTCGGCGATCAGAACTACTACAACATTCGCGCCTCGGTGGAGGCATCGGGTGTGTTGCAAGGAGCGCCTTATAGCGTCGACTGGAAACACTTCCAGGCCGCTGCGCCGCTGGCCGAAGCGCTGAATACCGGCGCGTTGGACCTGGGTTTTCTCGGCGATTCGGGTTTTCTGTTTCTGGCCGCCAAACAGGCACCGGTCAAGCTGATCGGCGTGTCGCGGCAGAACCCGGACACCATCGCCTTGCTGGTGCCCAAGGATTCGCCGGTCAAGACCATCGCCGATCTCAAGGACAAGAAAGTCGCTTACTGGCCCGGCGCCTGGAGCCAGCAGCTGACCTTGCGCGCTCTGGAGCAAGCCGATTTGCCGGAGACCTACGTCGACTTCATCAAACTGATGCCGATTGACGCTGCCGCCGCATTACCTCAAGGCAGCATCGATGCGTTTCCGGTCTGGGAACCCTACATTTCCCAGCAGATTCTGTTCTCCGGCGCCCGGCCGATTCTCACCGCCAAAAACCTGATGCCCGGCCTGAGTGCCATCGCCGCTTCGACGCCTTCGATCGACAGCAAACGTGAAGCCATCGCCGACTTCCTGGTCCGCCTGAAAAAGGCCCGGGCCTGGGTCGACAGCCACACTGACGAGTACGCAGATCTCTGGGCGAAAAAGGCCAATCTGGACCAGAACGTCTCGCGCCATTGGCTGCGCCAGGCGCACATGACCGTCGGCCCGGTGGATCAACAAGCCGCAGCAGATCTGCAAAGCACCGCGGACTTCCTGTTCAAGGTCAAGGCATTGCCGGCCGCCCTGGCGACGGCACCGATTATCGACAGCTCGTTCCAGCAGGCGCTGGCGCAATAA